One stretch of Diabrotica undecimpunctata isolate CICGRU chromosome 5, icDiaUnde3, whole genome shotgun sequence DNA includes these proteins:
- the spag gene encoding RNA polymerase II-associated protein 3 gives MSINPILLQKSIRDNAADLHDFSKDLKSWGEEMKRKEEALKNDKTSLNSKTVNKDPKSTKKFKLTDKLKKPATKLGATDYAAWDKFDADAELERLEEDIPDDSDLTDECNENMIDESIVEKEKGNQFVKNQKWEEAIKCYTKAIKCYSYDPIFYANRALCYLKLNKFEECEKDCDLSLKLDDTYVKAYQRRAACRIKLSKFEHAEVDLKKVLILEPKNKEAKAELDKLSILLKRNIDVADPRPISKFTASRNKSNSSINLKPFTPIYKPPKEQEVNEVPQQIIDDSTPIPQWVSDPEIIEVKPIQKPPHLRSKKPLKRIKITEIGDTHTKIDVSKPVSKEAVKQHVLEKKENDNKQGSITTRPISAFKKDRKEKFIQEADNYLNESQDSPTQISLDSVKTAEKNFNSESITKPEPNLHHLKIEDLNVIEKINPMSTAKDVKNSVNDTKKLIENNEINTSFKCPKNAVQFYTSWKNFRTTEEKYTYLKLIGFQDIPKIFLNSLDSAVFSNILEVLVKHFIGNNDKLYDILNSFTEVKRFSAITMFLSGEDKSNVWKLLDHIKECKEREKDDVDKLIAKYEL, from the exons ATGAGTATCAATCCAATTCTTTTGCAAAAATCTATAAGGGATAATGCAGCAGACCTGCATGATTTTTCAAAAGACCTAAAAAGTTGGGGTGAAGAAATGAAACGCAAGGAAGAAGCTTTGAAAAATGATAAg acATCTCTCAATTCTAAAACTGTAAACAAAGATCCCAAAAGCACTAAAAAGTTTAAACTTACTGACAAATTGAAAAAACCAGCTACAAAACTTGGAGCTACAGATTATGCAGCATGGGATAAATTTGATGCTGATGCTGAACTTGAGAGATTAGAAGAAGATATTCCTGATGATTCAGATTTGACAGATGAATGCAATGAAAATATGATAGATGAATCTATTGTAGAGAAAGAaaag GGCAACCAATTTGTTAAAAATCAAAAGTGGGAAGAAGCTATAAAATGTTACACAAAAGCTATTAAATGTTACTCATATGATCCTATATTTTATGCAAACAGGGCTCTTTGTTATTTAAAACTCAATAA ATTTGAAGAATGTGAGAAAGACTGTGACCTCTCCTTAAAATTGGATGACACATATGTTAAGGCATATCAAAGAAGGGCAGCCTGTAGAATAAAACTTAGTAAATTCGAACATGCTGAAGTGGATTTAAAGAAAGTACTGATATTAGAACCAAAAAACAAGGAGGCAAAAGCTGAATTAGACAAACTCTCTATACTTTTGAAAAGAAATATAGAT GTAGCTGATCCAAGACCTATCTCAAAATTTACTGCATCCAGGAACAAATCAAATAGCTCAATAAACTTAAAACCCTTTACGCCGATTTATAAACCTCCAAAGGAACAAGAGGTTAACGAGGTACCACAACAAATAATTGATGATAGTACACCTATTCCACAGTGGGTCTCAGATCCAGAAATAATTGAAGTGAAACCAATTCAAAAACCTCCTCATTTGAGATCAAAAAAACCTCTTAAACGAATAAAAATAACTGAAATTGGTGATACTCACACAAAAATTGATGTGTCCAAACCAGTAAGTAAAGAAGCTGTTAAACAGCATgttttagaaaagaaagaaaatgatAACAAACAAGGGTCTATTACTACAAGACCAATATCAGCTTTTAAAAAAGATAGGAAAGAAAAATTCATTCAAGAGGCCGATAATTATTTGAACGAATCTCAAGACTCTCCCACTCAAATTTCATTAGATTCTGTTAAAACAGcggaaaaaaattttaattctgAATCAATAACGAAACCTGAACCTAATTTACATCACCTCAAGATAGAAGATCTGAATGTAATTGAAAAGATCAATCCCATGAGTACAGCTAAAGATGTTAAAAATTCAGTTAATGACACTAAAAAACTTatagaaaacaatgaaataaacaCGAGCTTCAAGTGTCCAAAAAATGCTGTACAATTTTATACGAGTTGGAAAAATTTTAGAACCACCGAAGAGAAGTACACGTATCTCAAGTTAATTGGTTTCCAGGATattcctaaaatatttttaaattctttggatAGTGCTGTATTTAGTAATATATTAGAAGTTTTAGTCAAACATTTTATAGGAAATAACGACAAATTATATGACATTTTAAATTCGTTTACGGAAGTAAAGAGGTTTAGTGCCATAACTATGTTCTTGAGTGGAGAGGATAAAAGCA